Proteins found in one Nostoc sp. NIES-3756 genomic segment:
- the ftsZ gene encoding cell division protein FtsZ, giving the protein MTLDNNQELTYRNSQSMGQPSLSLAVNSSNPFNHSGLNFGQNNDSKKISVESSRIGEIVPGRVANIKVIGVGGGGGNAVNRMIESDVSGVEFWSINTDAQALTLAGAPSRLQIGQKLTRGLGAGGNPAIGQKAAEESRDEIATALEGADLVFITAGMGGGTGTGAAPIVAEVAKEMGALTVGVVTRPFVFEGRRRTSQAEQGIEGLKSRVDTLIIIPNNKLLEVIPEQTPVQEAFRYADDVLRQGVQGISDIITIPGLVNVDFADVRAVMADAGSALMGIGVSSGKSRAREAAIAAISSPLLECSIEGARGVVFNITGGSDLTLHEVNAAAETIYEVVDPNANIIFGAVIDDRLQGEVRITVIATGFTGEIQAAPQQNASNPRVVSVPPKRTSPQTPSVNLPTATPEPKEKSGLDIPDFLQRRRPKN; this is encoded by the coding sequence ATGACACTTGATAATAACCAAGAGCTTACCTATAGAAACTCCCAATCAATGGGACAGCCGAGTTTGTCGCTGGCAGTGAACTCGAGCAATCCCTTCAATCACTCAGGGTTAAACTTTGGACAAAATAACGATAGTAAAAAGATTTCTGTGGAAAGTAGCCGCATTGGTGAGATTGTTCCAGGACGAGTGGCCAACATCAAAGTAATTGGTGTTGGTGGCGGCGGCGGCAATGCCGTGAACCGCATGATTGAGTCAGATGTCTCTGGTGTAGAGTTTTGGTCAATTAATACTGATGCTCAAGCTTTAACTCTGGCAGGCGCTCCCAGTCGTTTACAAATTGGACAGAAACTTACACGCGGTTTAGGTGCAGGTGGTAATCCGGCAATTGGTCAAAAAGCTGCTGAGGAATCACGCGATGAAATCGCTACGGCGTTGGAAGGTGCTGATTTAGTATTTATCACAGCTGGTATGGGAGGTGGTACGGGTACAGGTGCAGCCCCCATTGTCGCAGAAGTGGCTAAAGAAATGGGCGCTTTGACGGTTGGTGTAGTGACACGTCCGTTTGTTTTTGAAGGTCGTCGCCGTACCAGTCAGGCAGAACAAGGTATTGAAGGTCTCAAAAGTAGAGTTGATACCTTAATTATTATTCCTAACAATAAATTATTGGAAGTGATCCCAGAACAAACGCCAGTTCAAGAGGCTTTCCGCTACGCCGATGATGTACTACGTCAAGGGGTGCAAGGGATTTCAGATATTATTACTATCCCTGGGTTGGTAAACGTAGACTTTGCTGATGTGCGGGCTGTAATGGCAGATGCGGGATCAGCGTTGATGGGTATTGGTGTAAGTTCTGGTAAATCAAGAGCTAGAGAAGCAGCGATCGCAGCTATTTCTTCACCACTGCTAGAATGTTCTATTGAAGGTGCTAGAGGTGTTGTTTTCAATATTACTGGTGGTAGTGATCTCACCCTACACGAAGTAAACGCCGCCGCAGAAACGATATATGAAGTAGTTGATCCCAACGCCAACATTATTTTTGGTGCGGTGATTGATGACAGATTACAAGGAGAGGTGAGAATCACTGTCATTGCTACTGGCTTTACCGGAGAAATACAAGCAGCACCTCAACAAAATGCCTCAAATCCACGGGTAGTATCAGTTCCCCCAAAACGAACCTCACCACAAACACCATCTGTCAATCTCCCAACAGCTACTCCTGAACCGAAAGAAAAATCTGGATTAGACATTCCTGATTTTCTCCAAAGACGGCGACCAAAAAATTAA
- the gshB gene encoding glutathione synthase — MKLAFIIDPIHQLDPCHDTSVALMEAAQILGHEIWVTQANWLSVVDSKAWAILQRVELVPIQLVEGRWVAANPWYKLSDRTFNSLETMDAVFMRTDPPVNDAYLYATYVLDYIDQNKTLVINNPDGIRKANEKMYALQFTKAIPETIVSADKQFIRQFVEAKGATVLKPLGNKAGEGILFLQAGDRNFNSIVELSTQQGRLPVMVQTYLPEAKDGDKRIILLNGEPIGALNRLASSSDFRNNMATGGTVAKTEITPREQEICSQIATNLRRDGLIFVGIDVIGGYLTEVNVTSPTGIREIDRLDGTHLAHQVIQWVEQNLN; from the coding sequence GTGAAACTGGCTTTTATTATTGATCCCATCCATCAGTTAGACCCATGTCATGATACTAGTGTGGCGCTGATGGAAGCGGCACAAATTTTAGGTCATGAAATTTGGGTAACTCAAGCGAATTGGTTGAGTGTGGTAGACAGCAAAGCTTGGGCTATCTTGCAACGGGTGGAACTAGTACCGATACAGTTAGTTGAAGGGCGTTGGGTAGCAGCAAATCCTTGGTATAAGTTAAGCGATCGCACTTTTAATTCCTTAGAAACGATGGATGCCGTATTTATGCGGACAGATCCACCTGTGAATGATGCTTATCTTTACGCTACTTACGTCCTAGATTACATCGACCAAAACAAGACTTTGGTGATTAACAATCCTGATGGTATCCGTAAAGCAAATGAAAAAATGTATGCCCTTCAGTTTACCAAGGCAATCCCCGAAACTATTGTCAGTGCCGATAAACAGTTTATCCGCCAATTTGTAGAAGCTAAAGGTGCTACTGTTCTCAAACCCTTGGGTAACAAAGCAGGGGAAGGGATTTTATTTTTACAAGCAGGCGATCGCAATTTTAACTCTATAGTCGAACTTAGCACCCAGCAAGGTCGATTACCCGTAATGGTACAAACCTATTTACCAGAGGCGAAAGACGGAGACAAACGGATTATTTTACTTAACGGTGAACCTATTGGCGCTCTCAATCGCTTGGCAAGTAGCAGTGATTTCCGTAACAATATGGCAACTGGTGGAACAGTCGCAAAAACTGAAATAACTCCCCGAGAGCAAGAAATTTGTAGCCAAATCGCCACTAATTTGCGTCGAGATGGGCTAATCTTTGTAGGTATTGATGTGATTGGTGGCTATTTGACAGAAGTTAACGTTACTAGCCCCACGGGGATACGCGAAATTGACAGACTAGATGGAACTCATCTGGCTCATCAAGTTATTCAATGGGTGGAACAGAATCTAAATTAA
- the grxC gene encoding glutaredoxin 3, which yields MAARVEIYTWATCPFCIRAKNLLNKKGVEFVEYGIDGDEQARAKMSQRANGRRSLPQIFINDRHVGGCDDIHALENQGKLDELLASG from the coding sequence ATGGCAGCTAGAGTAGAAATTTATACTTGGGCAACTTGTCCATTCTGCATCCGGGCTAAAAACCTGCTGAATAAGAAAGGTGTAGAATTTGTTGAATATGGTATTGATGGGGATGAGCAAGCACGGGCAAAAATGTCTCAGAGAGCTAATGGTAGACGCTCATTACCACAAATCTTTATCAACGATCGCCATGTAGGTGGTTGTGATGATATCCATGCTCTGGAAAATCAAGGTAAGCTAGACGAGTTATTAGCCTCTGGGTAA